One Sulfurimonas sp. HSL-3221 genomic window, TGCTACACATAATCTCGACGTAGGTCTGGGTGTAGACGGAACCGTAATCGTCGAGCTTCTTCTCCATCCGCTCCTTGGAGACGATGGGCGACATGGCCTCGGCGAGCATGGAGAGGTTCCAGTAGGCGACGTGGGGCTGCTGCCCGAAGCCGTAGCGGCCGTGGGTGTCGGTGTGGTTGCAGATAAAGGAGATGTCGTAGTCATCAAGCATGGCGTAGGGGCCGTAGTCGATGGTGAGGCCGCCCATGGACATGTTGTCGGTGTTCATGACCCCGTGGTTGAATCCGACACTCTGCCACTGCGCCAGCAGACGGGCGGTACGCTCGACGACCTCGGCGAACATCAGGAAATAGGCATCTTCTTCGCCCTGAAGGTGCGGGTAGCTCTCGGCGATGACATAGTCGGCGAGGGGTTCGAGTTTGTCGTGCTCCTCTTTGTAGTAGAAGTACTCGAAGGTGCCGATACGGACCCAGGTCGGTGACATCCGCAGCACGACCGCCCCGCGCTCGAGGCGTTCGCGCACGACTTTCGTTTCCGATCCGATCAGGGCGAGGGCCCGGGTCGTTGGGATGCCGAGGTGGTGCATCGCCTCGCTCATCAGGTATTCGCGCACAGAGGAGCGCAGGACGGCCCGCCCGTCGCCCATGCGCGAGTAGAGGGTTTCGCCGCTCCCTTTGAGCTGAAGGTTCCACGCGCCGCTCTTGCCGAGGTTGATCGCCCGCCCGTCGCCGAGGCGCGGGACGAACATCCCGAATTGGTGCCCGGCGTAACACATGGCGAAGGGACGCGAACCCTCCGGCAGGAAGGTGCCGTTGAGCAGCCCGACGAGTCTGTCGTCCGTGCCGGCGTCCGAAGAGAGGCCGATCAGTTCGGCGGCGTCGGGGTTGAAGCTGATAAGGTAGGGGTTTTTCAGCGGCGTCGGTTCGGTCGGGTCGTAAAAGTGCGGATCGAGGCTGAGATAAGGGGTGTCGAGTGTGAGTGCATCCAAAGTCATGCCGACTTTGTACATTTACTGTTCTAAAAACGCAATGGGATGCGGCGATGCGTGCTCGCCGCTTGGTGTCACCCCTCTGAATTGACGAGATAGGGGTTGTCGTCGACACCCCGGCGGTGAAGGTTGACGGCGCTCTCCAGCGTGCGCTCAATCACTTCGCTCCACGCTTCGATTCCCGCGGGGACATGGATGGCCTCGCTTTCAAGGTTGTCCCATTCGATGTAGCCCGTGTTGAATGTCGCGACGTCATCGGCAGCTTCGGCGGCCGTGGCGTATTCGCCGAGTTTCTCGTTCTCCAGCCAGAGTTCGTACATCCGGTGGTGGCGGCTGTTCGTAATCTCGAACGTGCCCAGGTCGGTATTGAAAATATAGCTGTGCATCCTCTCTCCTCTTGATGAATGCATCAGCCCTTGCGTTTCGCTTTCTTTTCGACACGCTCTTTGACTTTGTAGTCTTTGATGTGCTTCTTGACCTCCTGCTTGAGCTCTTTTTTCAGTATGTTCTTGAGCTCTTTCTTGACGTATTTGCTGACTTTTTTCTTGTCGATCATCGCATCTCCTTTGCAACGGTATGGTTACATCATAAAACAGGATGGCTTAAATGTCAACGTTGCGGCAGCCGCAACGGACATGTCGGCGGGAGCGTGCGGGGAGAGGCGATCGTGCGCGGGTCGCTTACGCGGCGGGGCTGCCTTCGCGGACCGTCCGGCGGGAGAGGCAGGTCGGGTAGGAGCGCGCTTCGGCGATGGAGGAGGCTTCGGTTTCGATCAGCTGTTCCGAAGGGACGGCCGGCACGTCAAAGGTGCGCGTCCCTTGGACAGAGGCGTCAGCGTAGCCGAGGCGTACAAGACGTTCAACGATAGCATCGGTCATGCTCAGTACCGAGGAGGCTTTGACGACTTCGCAGCGGGCATAGCGGTCGCCGACGAAGGAGACGTCGGCGGCGCGAAGGGTCGGGTCGTCGCCGGGGATCTGCTGGGCACCGAAGAGGGGCTTGGAGGCGACCTCGGCGTCGATGAAGGCGGGAATATAGCGCGCCATGTGCTCGATGGCGCGGCGGCTGCGGCGTTCGACGCAGGACCACTCCCACTCCCGGTCGATCATCTCGATAAAGCGCTCGTCAAGGTTCGGCTGGGCGCTGGCGGGGGTGCTGCCGACCAGCCCTTCGTCAAAGAGGGTGATGTCGTTGGTCATGCCGTGCAGCTGCACGAAACCGCAGGGATAGGGGGTGAACTGGGCCATCCCGTTGGGGGTGCCGCGCTCGCCGTGGAAGATCACCTCCGGCCAGACGGCGCTCTCCTGCCACTTGGTGACGTAGGCGGCCTTGAATTCGACCATCCGCTCGCGTTTGAAGCCGAGCATGTCGTCGATCTCCCCGGTGCGGAAGCCCGCGGCGTTGATTAGGTAGTCGAAGCGCTGCGTCGTCGTATGCTCCCCTTCGGTCGCGGTGACAATGAAACCGTTTCCGTCAACGCTTTGCGTCGCGGCGGTGACCGCCGTGCCGAGTTGCAGGTCGCAGCCGTCGAGCTTTTGAAGCGAGAGGGCGGCGCCCGCGCCGAGGCGGAAGAGGTTCAGACCGTACTCCTGGACCATAATGAGGGGAAATTTGACGGTGGAGAGGTCGACTTCGCGGGCGACGGGGATCATCCACTCGTCGGGGGTCTGCGGCATGGCGACCGGTTCGCGTTCGCGGAGCGCTTCGACGCTTTCGCGGTCGTAAAGGCGGAAGTAGGTCTCCGGGTCGCCCAGGACCTGGTTGCGTTCGTCCTCGGCGATAAAGCGCCGGTATTCGCTGCGCAGCATCTCCAGCCGGGGGTAGAGGTCGTCGGGCTCGCCTGTGTCGGTCAGGGGGACGGCGATGACCGTCGGGCGGAAATCGACGGCGTAGGGGTAGAAACGCAGCAGATCGATGGACTGGCGCAGCAGGGTGACGCACTGTTCATCGGAAATCTCGCGGTAGAGGTTCCCGCCGGCATGCAGGTGGCAAAACGGGGGGCCGGAGACGAGGCTCTCGCCCTTTTCGAAGAGGGTGACCCGCATCCCGATGCGGCTCAGGTAGAGCGCCGCCGTCGCTCCTGCGACCCCTCCGCCGACGATGGCGATGTTAGCCGGCACCATGGGAGACTCCGAAGGGGGCAGCGACCTCGGCGAAGGTGTCGCAGACGAGATTGGGGGTATACGAGGCGATTGCCTCCCCGTAGTTGTAGCCGTAGCCGAGGCCGATAGCATCCAT contains:
- a CDS encoding protein adenylyltransferase SelO; this encodes MTLDALTLDTPYLSLDPHFYDPTEPTPLKNPYLISFNPDAAELIGLSSDAGTDDRLVGLLNGTFLPEGSRPFAMCYAGHQFGMFVPRLGDGRAINLGKSGAWNLQLKGSGETLYSRMGDGRAVLRSSVREYLMSEAMHHLGIPTTRALALIGSETKVVRERLERGAVVLRMSPTWVRIGTFEYFYYKEEHDKLEPLADYVIAESYPHLQGEEDAYFLMFAEVVERTARLLAQWQSVGFNHGVMNTDNMSMGGLTIDYGPYAMLDDYDISFICNHTDTHGRYGFGQQPHVAYWNLSMLAEAMSPIVSKERMEKKLDDYGSVYTQTYVEIMCSKMGLATEKEDDIILLKKMLTALQKSQADYTLFFRTLSRYDGDGKALLDICVDREPVREWLTEYDARLRLEEHSAEERRTAMLRTNPKYVLKNYMLQEAIKKAEKFDNSGVEELLEIARNPFDELPQFERYAKATPNEHKNLKLSCSS
- a CDS encoding FAD-dependent oxidoreductase, whose protein sequence is MVPANIAIVGGGVAGATAALYLSRIGMRVTLFEKGESLVSGPPFCHLHAGGNLYREISDEQCVTLLRQSIDLLRFYPYAVDFRPTVIAVPLTDTGEPDDLYPRLEMLRSEYRRFIAEDERNQVLGDPETYFRLYDRESVEALREREPVAMPQTPDEWMIPVAREVDLSTVKFPLIMVQEYGLNLFRLGAGAALSLQKLDGCDLQLGTAVTAATQSVDGNGFIVTATEGEHTTTQRFDYLINAAGFRTGEIDDMLGFKRERMVEFKAAYVTKWQESAVWPEVIFHGERGTPNGMAQFTPYPCGFVQLHGMTNDITLFDEGLVGSTPASAQPNLDERFIEMIDREWEWSCVERRSRRAIEHMARYIPAFIDAEVASKPLFGAQQIPGDDPTLRAADVSFVGDRYARCEVVKASSVLSMTDAIVERLVRLGYADASVQGTRTFDVPAVPSEQLIETEASSIAEARSYPTCLSRRTVREGSPAA